In Bacteroidia bacterium, one genomic interval encodes:
- the ettA gene encoding energy-dependent translational throttle protein EttA, which produces MSDDKKIIFSMVGVSKTVPPQRQILKDIYLSFYYGAKIGILGLNGAGKSTLMKIIAGIDKSFTGEVVFSPGYTVGYLEQEPKLDERKTAKEIVMEGVQPIVDLLKEYDDVNNKMGEEEYYSDADKMDKLLNRQAALQEKIDASDAWNLDNKIEVAMDALRCPEADAPVNILSGGERRRLALCRLLLQQPDVLLLDEPTNHLDAESVDWLEQHLKQYAGTVIAVTHDRYFLDNVAGWILELDRGEGIPWKGNYSSWLEQKSNRLAQEEKQESKRQKTLQRELEWVRMSPKARQSKGKARLTAYENLLSEDVKQKEEKLEIFIPNGPRLGNEVIEAVKVSKAYGNKVLYDDLNFKLPPNGIVGIIGPNGAGKTTIFRMVMGLEQPDSGTFKIGSTVRIGYADQTHKEIDPEKTVWEVISGGNESIELGGKLLNSRAYVARFNFTGADQGKKCGVLSGGERNRLHLALTLRSEANVLLLDEPTNDIDVNTLRALEEAIENFAGCAVIISHDRWFLDRVCTHILAFEDDSQVYYFEGGYSDYEENKKKRLGDVTPHRVRYKSLVKNS; this is translated from the coding sequence ATGAGTGACGATAAAAAGATTATTTTCTCAATGGTGGGTGTTAGCAAAACGGTTCCGCCACAACGACAAATTTTAAAAGATATTTACCTCTCTTTTTACTATGGTGCCAAAATCGGTATCCTTGGTTTGAATGGTGCAGGTAAGTCAACCTTAATGAAAATTATTGCCGGAATAGACAAATCCTTTACCGGTGAGGTTGTGTTTTCTCCAGGCTACACTGTTGGCTATCTCGAGCAGGAGCCTAAGTTAGATGAGCGTAAAACAGCAAAGGAAATTGTCATGGAAGGTGTTCAACCCATTGTTGATTTACTCAAAGAATACGATGATGTAAATAACAAAATGGGTGAAGAGGAGTATTATTCCGATGCTGATAAAATGGACAAACTTCTCAATCGTCAGGCTGCACTGCAAGAAAAAATTGATGCTTCAGATGCATGGAATCTTGACAACAAAATTGAAGTAGCTATGGATGCACTTCGTTGTCCTGAGGCCGATGCTCCCGTAAATATACTTTCCGGTGGTGAACGTAGAAGACTTGCTTTATGTCGCCTGTTGTTGCAACAGCCCGATGTGCTGCTACTTGATGAGCCAACAAACCATTTGGATGCAGAGTCGGTTGATTGGTTAGAACAGCATCTTAAACAATATGCTGGAACTGTGATTGCCGTAACGCATGACCGTTATTTTCTGGATAATGTTGCAGGATGGATTCTTGAACTTGACCGTGGCGAAGGCATTCCCTGGAAAGGAAATTATTCAAGTTGGCTAGAACAGAAATCAAACCGACTTGCACAGGAAGAAAAACAGGAAAGCAAACGTCAGAAAACTTTACAACGCGAGTTAGAGTGGGTACGCATGTCGCCCAAGGCACGTCAGTCAAAAGGAAAGGCACGTTTAACTGCCTATGAAAACTTATTGAGTGAAGATGTAAAACAGAAGGAAGAGAAACTGGAAATATTTATTCCTAACGGGCCACGCTTGGGTAATGAGGTAATTGAAGCTGTTAAAGTTTCAAAAGCTTATGGAAATAAAGTTTTATATGATGATCTTAACTTTAAATTACCCCCAAACGGTATTGTTGGAATCATTGGTCCTAATGGTGCAGGAAAGACAACAATTTTCCGTATGGTAATGGGACTTGAGCAACCAGATTCCGGAACGTTTAAAATTGGTAGTACGGTTCGCATTGGCTATGCCGATCAAACACATAAAGAAATTGACCCTGAAAAAACAGTGTGGGAAGTAATCTCCGGAGGCAATGAATCCATTGAGCTGGGTGGTAAGCTTCTGAACTCACGTGCTTATGTTGCACGGTTTAATTTCACTGGTGCCGATCAGGGAAAAAAATGCGGAGTACTTTCCGGAGGCGAGCGCAACAGATTGCATTTAGCATTGACGTTACGTAGCGAAGCCAACGTGTTGTTGCTTGATGAGCCTACCAACGATATTGATGTAAACACATTGCGTGCATTAGAAGAAGCAATTGAAAACTTTGCAGGTTGTGCAGTAATCATCAGCCACGACAGATGGTTCTTAGATAGGGTGTGCACGCACATTCTTGCTTTTGAAGACGATTCGCAGGTATATTATTTCGAAGGTGGATATTCCGACTATGAAGAGAATAAGAAAAAACGATTAGGAGATGTAACGCCTCATAGAGTAAGATATAAGAGCTTAGTTAAGAATTCGTAA